A genomic region of Dickeya solani IPO 2222 contains the following coding sequences:
- the recN gene encoding DNA repair protein RecN codes for MLAQLTISNFAIVRELEIDFQAGMSVITGETGAGKSIAIDALGLCLGNRSDASMVRPGASRADICARFSLADTPAALRWLEHNQLDDNNECLLRRVISVDGRSRAFINGTAVPLSQLRELGLHLIQLHGQHAHQLLLKPEHQRHLLDAYADESQLLSAMRQIWQQWHQSCRELAQLQQATIEREARQELLQYQLKELNEFAPQSGEYEQIDVEYKRLANSGQLMSLSQQTLQILSESEDQNLLGMLHSARHQLSELVSLDEKLSGVFSMLEEAGIQISEASDELRHYCDSMDMDPIRLYELEQRLSRQLTLARKHHVTPEELPAFHQQLLQEQQLLEQQESDHETLNRAVQEFHQQALHVAEQLHARRCQHASELAELITTNMHELAMPHGHFTIDVTFTPDSLTANGADHIEFCVTTNPGQPHQPLIKVASGGELSRIALIIQVITARKMDTPALIFDEVDVGISGPTAAIVGKMLRQLGQSTQVMCVTHLPQVAGCGHHHYFVSKHTDGAATETLMQPLGKRERLQELARLLGGSAVTKNTLANARELLAA; via the coding sequence ATGCTGGCGCAACTCACCATCAGTAACTTCGCCATTGTGCGCGAACTGGAGATTGATTTTCAGGCAGGGATGAGCGTCATTACCGGCGAGACCGGGGCGGGAAAATCCATTGCTATTGACGCCCTCGGCCTCTGCCTCGGCAATCGTTCCGACGCCAGCATGGTTCGACCCGGCGCCAGCCGCGCCGACATCTGCGCCCGCTTCTCACTGGCGGACACCCCGGCCGCGCTGCGTTGGCTTGAACACAACCAGCTTGATGACAACAACGAATGCCTGCTGCGCCGGGTCATCAGCGTCGACGGCCGCTCCCGCGCCTTCATCAACGGCACGGCGGTGCCGTTGTCGCAACTGCGCGAACTGGGCCTGCACCTGATTCAGCTTCATGGGCAGCACGCCCACCAGTTGCTGCTGAAGCCGGAACATCAACGCCACCTGCTGGATGCCTACGCCGATGAATCGCAATTGCTCAGCGCCATGCGCCAGATCTGGCAGCAGTGGCATCAAAGCTGCCGCGAACTGGCGCAGCTCCAGCAAGCCACCATTGAGCGGGAAGCGCGTCAGGAATTGCTGCAATATCAGCTCAAAGAGCTGAACGAATTTGCGCCCCAGTCGGGCGAGTACGAGCAGATTGACGTCGAATACAAGCGACTCGCCAACAGCGGACAACTGATGTCCCTCAGTCAGCAGACGTTACAAATTCTCAGCGAAAGCGAAGACCAGAACCTGCTTGGCATGCTGCACAGCGCCAGACATCAGCTTTCAGAGCTGGTGAGCCTGGATGAAAAACTCTCCGGCGTGTTTTCCATGCTGGAAGAAGCCGGCATCCAAATCAGTGAGGCCAGCGACGAACTGCGCCATTACTGTGACAGTATGGATATGGATCCAATTCGTCTGTACGAACTGGAACAGCGCCTGTCGCGCCAACTGACGCTGGCGCGTAAGCATCACGTGACACCGGAAGAACTTCCCGCGTTTCATCAACAGTTATTGCAGGAACAACAACTGCTGGAACAGCAGGAAAGCGATCATGAAACCCTGAATCGCGCGGTGCAAGAGTTCCACCAGCAAGCCCTGCATGTGGCCGAACAACTTCACGCCCGACGCTGTCAGCACGCCAGCGAACTGGCGGAATTGATCACCACCAATATGCATGAGCTGGCGATGCCGCATGGTCATTTCACGATTGATGTGACCTTCACACCAGATTCGCTGACCGCCAACGGCGCCGACCACATCGAGTTCTGCGTCACTACCAACCCCGGCCAGCCTCATCAGCCGCTGATCAAAGTGGCGTCGGGCGGTGAACTATCTCGTATCGCGCTAATTATCCAGGTCATTACCGCCCGCAAGATGGACACCCCAGCCCTGATTTTCGACGAAGTGGATGTCGGTATCAGCGGCCCGACCGCGGCGATTGTCGGCAAGATGCTGCGCCAGCTTGGGCAATCCACTCAGGTGATGTGCGTCACCCATCTGCCACAGGTAGCGGGATGCGGTCATCACCACTACTTTGTCAGCAAACACACTGACGGCGCGGCGACCGAAACGCTGATGCAGCCACTGGGTAAACGCGAACGTCTGCAGGAACTGGCGCGCCTGCTCGGCGGTTCGGCCGTCACCAAAAACACGCTGGCGAACGCCAGAGAATTGTTGGCAGCATAG
- the nadK gene encoding NAD(+) kinase translates to MNRSFNCIGIVGHPRHPNALTTHEMLYHWLHAQGYRVVIEQQIARELQLTDAATGSLSEIGQQADLAVVVGGDGNMLGAARVLSRYDINVIGVNRGNLGFLTDLDPDHTQQQLSEVLAGRYIREQRFMLEAQVCRANHPNSSSTAINEVVLHPGKVAHMIEFEVYIDDRFAFSQRSDGLIISTPTGSTAYSLSGGGPILTPSLDAIALVPMFPHTLSARPLVINSSSSIRLKFSHITQDLEISCDSQISLPVQEGEEVLIQRSQYHLNLIHPENYSYFNTLSSKLGWSKKLF, encoded by the coding sequence ATGAACAGATCGTTTAACTGCATTGGCATTGTCGGTCATCCGCGTCATCCAAATGCCCTGACCACCCACGAAATGCTGTATCACTGGCTGCACGCACAGGGTTACCGCGTGGTGATCGAGCAACAGATCGCCCGCGAACTGCAGCTAACGGACGCCGCCACCGGCAGCCTGTCGGAAATCGGTCAGCAGGCGGACCTGGCGGTGGTGGTCGGCGGCGACGGCAACATGCTGGGCGCGGCGCGGGTACTGTCGCGCTACGATATCAACGTCATTGGCGTCAACCGCGGCAATCTTGGCTTCCTTACCGATCTTGATCCGGATCATACCCAACAACAGCTAAGCGAAGTGCTGGCCGGGCGTTACATCCGCGAGCAGCGTTTTATGCTGGAAGCGCAGGTGTGCCGCGCCAACCACCCCAACAGCAGTAGCACCGCCATCAACGAGGTGGTGCTGCACCCGGGCAAAGTAGCGCACATGATTGAATTTGAAGTCTATATTGACGATCGATTCGCATTTTCCCAGCGCTCCGACGGCCTGATCATCTCCACGCCTACCGGCTCCACAGCTTACTCGCTATCCGGCGGCGGCCCGATCCTGACCCCTTCGCTGGATGCGATCGCGCTGGTGCCGATGTTCCCGCACACTTTGTCGGCGCGACCGCTGGTGATCAACAGCAGCAGCTCTATCCGACTGAAGTTTTCCCACATCACCCAAGACCTGGAAATCAGCTGCGACAGCCAGATTTCGCTGCCGGTGCAGGAAGGCGAAGAGGTGCTGATCCAGCGCAGTCAGTATCACCTGAACCTGATTCATCCTGAAAACTACAGTTATTTCAATACATTGAGTAGCAAGCTCGGCTGGTCGAAAAAATTATTCTGA
- the grpE gene encoding nucleotide exchange factor GrpE translates to MSSKEQKSPDEQVLDQKEAAEGQQADAVPETTDVADPRDERIAELEAQLNDVQQRERESALRARAEMENVRRRAELDVEKAHKFALEKFAGEMLPVIDNLERALEMADKSNEALSGMIEGVDLTLKAMLSAVNKFGIEVVADVNVPFNPEIHQAMTLLESADHAPNHVMMVMQKGYILNGRLLRPAMVAVSKARE, encoded by the coding sequence ATGAGTAGTAAAGAACAGAAGTCGCCTGACGAGCAAGTCTTGGATCAAAAGGAAGCAGCGGAAGGTCAGCAAGCGGATGCCGTGCCTGAGACGACAGATGTCGCTGATCCGCGTGATGAGCGTATCGCAGAACTGGAAGCACAACTGAACGATGTTCAGCAGCGTGAACGTGAAAGCGCGCTGCGCGCCCGTGCCGAAATGGAGAACGTCCGTCGCCGTGCCGAGCTGGATGTGGAAAAAGCGCATAAATTTGCTCTGGAGAAGTTTGCGGGCGAAATGCTGCCGGTGATCGACAATCTTGAACGTGCGCTGGAGATGGCGGACAAATCCAATGAAGCGCTGTCGGGCATGATTGAAGGGGTCGACCTGACGCTGAAAGCGATGCTTTCTGCCGTGAATAAGTTCGGTATCGAGGTGGTGGCGGACGTGAACGTGCCGTTTAATCCGGAAATTCATCAGGCCATGACTCTGCTTGAATCCGCCGATCACGCGCCGAACCATGTCATGATGGTGATGCAGAAGGGTTATATCCTGAATGGTCGTTTGCTGCGCCCGGCAATGGTTGCGGTGTCCAAAGCCAGGGAATAA
- a CDS encoding Nramp family divalent metal transporter, whose translation MPGSRVVESVSRTSRKLKLSLMGPAFIAAIGYIDPGNFATNIQSGAAYGYQLLWVVVWANLMAMLIQLLSAKLGIATGKNLAEHIRDRFPKPAVWAYWVQAEIIAMATDLAEFIGAAIGFKLLLGVSLLEGAILTGIATFLILTLQQRGQKPLEMVIGGLLLFVAAAYIVELIFSRPELASLAKGMAVPSLPNSDAVLLAAGVLGATIMPHVIYLHSSLTQQQSHITRAERYSATKVDVAVAMTIAGFVNLAMMATAAAAFHFSGNTSIAELDQAYLTLKPLLGQAAATIFGLSLVVAGLSSTVVGTLAGQVVMQGFVRFHIPLWVRRVVTMLPSFIVILSGVNPTRVLVLSQVLLSFGIALALIPLLVFTGNRELMGCLVNSRRVQNLGKVIVCIVIALNLYLVLDTLLG comes from the coding sequence ATGCCGGGGAGTCGTGTAGTGGAGTCAGTCAGCCGTACGTCAAGGAAGCTCAAGCTTTCACTGATGGGGCCGGCCTTTATCGCGGCAATTGGTTACATCGATCCCGGTAATTTCGCCACCAATATTCAGTCGGGCGCCGCCTACGGATATCAGCTGTTGTGGGTGGTGGTGTGGGCCAACCTGATGGCGATGTTGATTCAATTACTCTCCGCTAAATTGGGGATCGCCACCGGCAAGAATCTGGCGGAGCATATTCGCGATCGTTTCCCGAAACCCGCGGTCTGGGCCTACTGGGTGCAAGCCGAAATCATCGCTATGGCGACCGACCTGGCGGAGTTCATCGGCGCGGCGATCGGCTTCAAGTTATTGCTTGGCGTGTCGCTGCTGGAAGGCGCGATCCTCACCGGGATTGCCACTTTTCTGATCCTGACATTGCAGCAACGTGGGCAAAAACCGTTGGAGATGGTGATCGGCGGGTTGCTGCTGTTCGTGGCGGCGGCCTATATCGTCGAATTGATTTTTTCTCGCCCGGAGCTGGCGTCGCTGGCGAAAGGCATGGCGGTGCCGAGCCTGCCCAATTCCGATGCGGTGCTGCTGGCCGCTGGCGTGCTGGGTGCGACCATTATGCCGCACGTGATTTACCTGCATTCGTCGCTGACACAGCAACAAAGCCACATCACCCGCGCCGAGCGCTATTCCGCTACCAAGGTGGATGTCGCGGTGGCGATGACCATCGCCGGGTTTGTGAATCTGGCGATGATGGCGACGGCGGCGGCGGCGTTTCACTTCAGCGGCAACACCTCGATTGCCGAACTGGATCAGGCGTATCTGACGCTGAAACCCTTACTGGGGCAGGCTGCGGCGACAATTTTCGGCCTGAGTCTGGTGGTGGCGGGGCTGTCGTCCACAGTAGTGGGGACGCTGGCCGGCCAGGTGGTGATGCAAGGGTTTGTGCGCTTTCATATTCCGCTGTGGGTTCGCCGCGTCGTGACTATGCTACCGTCTTTTATCGTCATTCTGTCCGGTGTGAACCCAACGCGGGTGCTGGTGTTAAGCCAGGTGCTGTTGAGTTTCGGTATTGCGTTGGCGTTGATTCCGCTGCTGGTTTTTACCGGTAACCGCGAACTGATGGGGTGCCTGGTGAACAGCCGCCGGGTACAGAACCTTGGCAAAGTGATCGTCTGTATCGTGATCGCGCTCAACCTGTATCTGGTGCTGGATACGCTGCTGGGTTAA
- the nudK gene encoding GDP-mannose pyrophosphatase NudK produces MLSPITVLDKQLLSDHWFVLHKYVFDLKRKNGGMVRQVREVYDRGNGAAILLYNRVRGTVVLTRQFRMPTYLNGNESGMLLEACAGLLDDQSPEQCIRNEAIEETGYQIGEVEKLFEAYMSPGGITELVHFFAAEYDDSQRKTNGGGVDDEDIEVLELPFSDALAMIKDGHIRDGKTIMLLQHAQINGWFANLR; encoded by the coding sequence ATGTTGTCGCCCATTACTGTCCTTGATAAGCAACTGTTATCCGATCACTGGTTTGTGCTTCATAAATATGTGTTTGATTTAAAACGTAAAAATGGCGGAATGGTGCGCCAGGTGCGGGAAGTGTATGACCGTGGCAACGGTGCCGCCATTCTGCTTTACAACCGCGTTCGCGGGACGGTCGTGCTGACGAGACAGTTCAGGATGCCGACATATCTGAATGGTAACGAAAGCGGGATGCTGCTGGAAGCGTGCGCCGGTTTGCTGGATGATCAGTCGCCGGAACAGTGCATCCGTAATGAGGCGATCGAGGAAACCGGTTACCAGATAGGCGAAGTGGAAAAGTTGTTTGAAGCCTACATGTCACCGGGGGGGATAACCGAGCTGGTGCACTTTTTTGCCGCGGAATATGACGACTCACAGCGTAAAACGAACGGCGGCGGCGTGGATGATGAGGATATCGAAGTGCTGGAATTGCCGTTTAGCGACGCGCTGGCAATGATTAAGGACGGACATATCCGTGATGGTAAAACCATCATGCTGCTGCAGCACGCGCAGATTAACGGCTGGTTTGCCAATCTGCGCTAA
- the tal gene encoding transaldolase, whose protein sequence is MNQLDALKQFTVVVADSGDIESIRHFSPQDATTNPSLILKAASLPVYQPLFADALAYARQQGGSRETLLINASDRLAVNIGAEVLKSIPGRISTEVDARLSFDRGMCVAKARKLVAMYEEKDVHRSRILIKLAATWEGICAAEELEKEGINCNLTLLFSFAQARACAEAGIYLISPFVGRIYDWYQARHPSVDYDAEQDPGVLSVRRIYEYYKQHRYRTIVMGASFRKVEQILALAGCDRLTIAPPLLEQLKNSTAPVERILSPSTEGFHQPAPLSETEFRWQHNQDPMAVEKLSEGIRLFAADQQKLEDLLAAQL, encoded by the coding sequence ATGAACCAACTAGACGCATTGAAACAATTCACCGTGGTAGTGGCAGACAGCGGCGATATCGAATCTATTCGCCACTTTTCACCGCAGGACGCCACCACCAATCCATCCTTGATTCTAAAAGCCGCCAGCCTGCCGGTTTATCAGCCGCTGTTTGCCGATGCGCTGGCTTACGCCCGTCAGCAGGGCGGGTCCAGAGAAACCCTGCTGATCAACGCCAGCGACCGTCTGGCGGTCAACATCGGCGCCGAAGTGCTGAAAAGTATTCCCGGACGGATCTCCACCGAAGTGGATGCCCGTTTGTCGTTCGATCGCGGCATGTGTGTGGCTAAAGCGCGCAAGCTGGTGGCGATGTACGAGGAAAAGGACGTACATCGTTCGCGTATTCTGATCAAGCTGGCGGCCACCTGGGAAGGGATCTGCGCCGCCGAAGAGTTGGAAAAGGAAGGGATCAACTGCAACCTGACGCTGCTGTTTTCGTTTGCACAGGCCCGCGCCTGCGCGGAAGCCGGCATCTATCTGATTTCGCCGTTTGTCGGCCGCATCTACGACTGGTATCAGGCCAGACACCCCTCCGTCGACTACGATGCCGAACAGGATCCGGGCGTGCTGTCGGTGCGGCGTATTTACGAGTACTACAAACAGCATCGCTATCGCACCATCGTGATGGGCGCCAGCTTCCGCAAGGTGGAACAGATTCTGGCGTTGGCCGGGTGCGATCGCCTGACCATTGCCCCGCCTTTACTGGAACAGTTGAAAAACAGCACCGCGCCGGTGGAGCGCATTCTCAGCCCGTCAACCGAAGGTTTCCATCAGCCGGCGCCGCTGTCGGAAACCGAATTCCGCTGGCAGCATAATCAGGATCCGATGGCGGTGGAGAAACTGTCCGAAGGCATCCGCCTGTTCGCCGCCGACCAGCAGAAGCTGGAAGATCTGCTAGCCGCCCAGTTGTAA
- the maeB gene encoding NADP-dependent oxaloacetate-decarboxylating malate dehydrogenase gives MDEQLKQSALDFHQYPVPGKIQVSPTKPLATQRDLALAYSPGVAAPCLEIAEDPLAAYKYTARGNLVAVISNGTAVLGLGNIGALAGKPVMEGKGVLFKKFSGVDVFDIEVDEQDPDKLIDVIAALEPTFGGINLEDIKAPECFYIEQKLRERMKIPVFHDDQHGTAIICTAAVLNGLRVVEKQISDVRLVVSGAGAASIACLNLLVALGLKREHIVVCDSRGVIYKGREANMAETKAAYAIDDNGSRSLADAIPNADIFLGCSGPGVLTQDMVKTMAPRPLIMALANPEPEILPPLVKEVRPDAIVCTGRSDYPNQVNNVLCFPFIFRGALDVGATTINEEMKLACVHAIADLALAEQSEVVASAYGDQDLSFGPEYLIPKPFDPRLIIKIAPAVAKAAMESGVATRPIENFDDYIEKLTQFVYKTNLFMKPIFSQARTQPKRVVLAEGEDPRVLHATQELVSLGLAFPVLIGRPGVIEKRIQKLGLQIAIGKDFEVVNNESDPRFKAYWTEYFEMMKRRGVSQEQAQRDMRGNPTLIGSIMVHRGEADAMICGTVGNYEEHFSVVEKVFGYRDGVHVAGAMNALLLPSGNTFIADTYVNPDPTPEQLAEITLMAARTVRRFGIEPKVALLSHSSFGTSDSPTAKKMRATLELVNQLAPELQIDGEMHGDAALVEAIRREQMPDSPLKGAANILIMPNMEAARISYNLLRVSSSEGVTVGPVLMGVAKPVHILTPIASVRRIVNMVALAVVEAQTELL, from the coding sequence ATGGATGAACAACTGAAGCAAAGCGCACTGGACTTCCATCAATATCCGGTGCCGGGAAAAATCCAGGTCTCTCCGACCAAACCGTTGGCCACGCAACGCGACCTGGCGCTGGCCTATTCCCCGGGCGTTGCTGCGCCTTGTCTGGAAATCGCTGAAGATCCGCTGGCGGCTTACAAATATACCGCGCGCGGCAATCTGGTGGCGGTGATCTCCAACGGTACCGCGGTGCTGGGGCTGGGCAACATCGGTGCGCTGGCCGGCAAGCCGGTGATGGAAGGCAAAGGGGTGTTGTTCAAGAAGTTCTCCGGCGTCGATGTGTTCGATATCGAAGTGGACGAGCAGGATCCGGACAAGCTGATCGACGTGATCGCAGCGCTGGAGCCCACCTTCGGCGGCATCAACCTGGAAGATATCAAGGCGCCGGAGTGCTTCTATATCGAGCAGAAGCTGCGTGAGCGCATGAAGATTCCGGTATTCCATGATGATCAGCATGGCACCGCCATCATCTGTACCGCGGCGGTGCTTAACGGCCTGCGCGTGGTGGAAAAACAGATTTCCGACGTTCGGCTGGTGGTGTCCGGCGCGGGCGCGGCATCTATCGCCTGCCTGAATCTGCTGGTGGCGCTGGGCCTGAAACGTGAACACATCGTGGTGTGCGACTCCCGCGGCGTGATCTACAAAGGCCGTGAAGCCAACATGGCGGAAACCAAAGCGGCTTACGCTATCGACGATAACGGCAGCCGTTCGCTGGCCGATGCCATCCCGAATGCGGATATTTTCCTCGGCTGTTCCGGTCCGGGCGTGCTGACGCAGGATATGGTGAAAACCATGGCGCCGCGTCCGCTGATCATGGCGCTGGCTAACCCAGAGCCGGAAATTCTGCCGCCGCTGGTGAAAGAAGTGCGTCCGGACGCCATCGTGTGCACCGGTCGTTCCGACTATCCGAACCAGGTCAACAACGTACTGTGTTTCCCGTTCATCTTCCGCGGTGCGTTGGATGTGGGCGCGACCACCATCAATGAAGAGATGAAGCTGGCCTGCGTGCACGCCATTGCCGATCTGGCGCTGGCGGAGCAGAGCGAAGTGGTGGCGTCCGCCTATGGCGATCAGGATCTCTCCTTCGGGCCGGAATACCTGATCCCCAAACCGTTCGATCCGCGCTTGATCATCAAGATCGCGCCGGCGGTAGCGAAAGCGGCGATGGAGTCCGGCGTGGCGACCCGCCCGATTGAAAACTTTGACGATTACATCGAGAAACTGACGCAGTTCGTCTACAAAACCAACCTGTTCATGAAGCCCATCTTCTCTCAGGCCCGCACCCAGCCGAAACGTGTGGTGTTGGCGGAAGGGGAAGACCCGCGCGTGCTGCACGCCACGCAGGAACTGGTGTCGCTGGGGCTTGCGTTCCCGGTGCTGATCGGCCGTCCGGGCGTGATCGAAAAACGCATCCAGAAGCTGGGCTTGCAGATCGCCATCGGCAAGGATTTTGAGGTGGTGAACAACGAATCCGACCCGCGCTTTAAAGCCTACTGGACCGAATATTTCGAGATGATGAAACGTCGCGGCGTGTCTCAGGAGCAGGCGCAACGCGACATGCGCGGCAACCCGACGCTGATCGGCTCCATCATGGTTCACCGCGGTGAAGCGGATGCGATGATCTGCGGTACGGTCGGTAACTATGAAGAGCACTTCAGCGTAGTGGAGAAGGTGTTCGGCTACCGTGACGGCGTGCATGTGGCGGGGGCGATGAACGCGCTGCTGCTGCCGAGCGGCAACACCTTTATCGCCGACACCTACGTCAACCCGGACCCGACGCCGGAACAGCTGGCGGAAATCACCCTGATGGCGGCTCGCACCGTGCGCCGTTTCGGTATCGAACCGAAAGTGGCGCTGCTGTCGCATTCCAGCTTCGGCACCTCCGATTCGCCGACGGCGAAGAAAATGCGCGCCACGCTGGAACTGGTGAACCAACTGGCGCCGGAGCTGCAAATTGACGGTGAAATGCACGGCGACGCGGCGTTGGTGGAGGCCATCCGTCGTGAGCAGATGCCGGACAGCCCGCTGAAAGGCGCCGCCAATATCCTGATCATGCCGAATATGGAAGCCGCCCGCATCAGCTACAACCTGCTGCGCGTGTCCTCCTCCGAGGGGGTAACCGTCGGGCCGGTACTGATGGGCGTTGCCAAGCCGGTGCACATCCTGACGCCGATCGCCTCTGTGCGCCGTATCGTCAACATGGTCGCGCTGGCCGTGGTGGAAGCGCAGACCGAACTGCTGTAA
- a CDS encoding YaiI/YqxD family protein, translated as MTAIWVDADACPNVIKDVLYRAADRTATRLTLVANQPLRTPPSPHIHSLRVAAGFDVADNEIVRRIQPGDLVITADIPLAAEVLEKHAIALNPRGERYTPDTIRERLTMRDFMDTLRASGVQTGGPATLSQRERQQFANELEKWLRQQV; from the coding sequence ATGACCGCCATCTGGGTGGACGCCGACGCCTGTCCCAATGTGATTAAAGATGTGCTCTACCGTGCCGCCGATCGCACCGCGACCCGCCTGACGCTGGTCGCCAACCAGCCGCTCAGAACGCCGCCTTCGCCGCACATTCACAGTCTGCGCGTCGCCGCCGGATTCGATGTGGCGGATAACGAAATCGTGCGCCGCATTCAGCCGGGCGATCTGGTGATCACCGCGGATATCCCGCTGGCGGCCGAAGTGCTGGAAAAACACGCGATCGCACTCAACCCACGCGGCGAGCGTTACACCCCGGATACCATCCGCGAGCGGCTGACGATGCGGGATTTCATGGATACGCTGCGCGCCAGCGGGGTGCAAACCGGCGGCCCAGCCACACTAAGCCAGCGCGAACGCCAGCAGTTCGCTAACGAACTGGAGAAGTGGCTGCGCCAGCAGGTGTAA
- the hemF gene encoding oxygen-dependent coproporphyrinogen oxidase — translation MSSPDINAIKHFLLTLQDNLCRQLELTDGSATFIEDAWQHASGGGGRSRVLRQGRVFEQAGVNFSHVSGASLPPSASTHRPELAGRSFQAMGISLVIHPLNPYVPTSHANIRFFIAEKPGEPAVWWFGGGFDLTPYYGFEEDAVHWHQTAFDLCKPFGDDVYPRYKQWCDDYFFLKHRNEARGVGGLFFDDLNTPNFDTSFAFMRAVGEGFRHAYLPIVNRRKDLPWGDRERQFQLYRRGRYVEFNLVWDRGTLFGLQSGGRTESILMSLPPLVRWEYQYQPEPDSPEAALYRDFLPARDWLGLNTPSGARG, via the coding sequence ATGAGCTCACCTGACATCAACGCGATCAAGCACTTTCTGCTCACGTTACAGGACAACCTGTGCCGGCAGTTGGAACTGACCGATGGCTCCGCCACCTTTATCGAAGACGCCTGGCAGCATGCTTCCGGCGGCGGCGGACGCAGCCGCGTGCTGCGTCAGGGACGGGTATTTGAGCAGGCCGGAGTGAATTTCTCTCACGTTTCCGGCGCCTCGCTGCCGCCGTCGGCCAGCACCCACCGCCCGGAACTGGCCGGACGCAGTTTTCAGGCGATGGGCATATCGCTGGTGATCCATCCGTTGAACCCGTATGTACCGACCAGCCACGCCAACATCCGCTTCTTCATCGCCGAAAAACCGGGCGAACCGGCGGTATGGTGGTTCGGCGGCGGTTTCGATCTCACCCCGTATTACGGTTTTGAGGAAGATGCCGTCCACTGGCATCAGACCGCGTTCGATTTGTGTAAACCATTCGGCGACGACGTCTACCCGCGTTACAAGCAATGGTGCGACGACTACTTCTTCCTCAAACACCGCAACGAAGCGCGCGGCGTTGGCGGCCTGTTCTTCGACGACCTCAATACACCGAACTTCGATACCAGCTTTGCCTTCATGCGCGCGGTGGGTGAAGGTTTCCGGCACGCTTATTTGCCGATCGTCAATCGCCGCAAAGACTTGCCGTGGGGCGATCGGGAGCGCCAGTTCCAGCTTTATCGCCGCGGGCGCTATGTAGAATTCAACCTGGTGTGGGACCGGGGCACGCTGTTCGGCCTGCAAAGCGGTGGGCGCACTGAGTCGATCCTGATGTCGTTGCCGCCGCTGGTGCGCTGGGAATACCAGTACCAACCGGAGCCGGACAGCCCGGAAGCGGCGCTGTACCGCGACTTCCTGCCCGCCCGTGACTGGCTGGGTCTGAATACGCCGTCGGGAGCACGCGGATGA
- a CDS encoding GNAT family acetyltransferase, with translation MEIRIFRQDDFEEVITLWERCDLLRPWNDPEMDIERKLNHDPDLFLVAEVGGEVVGSVMGGYDGHRGSAYYLGVHPDYRGRGIANALISRLEKKLIARGCPKIHLMVRQSNTAVISMYEKMNYDMVDSITLGKRLIEDQEY, from the coding sequence ATGGAAATCCGCATATTCAGGCAAGATGACTTTGAAGAAGTGATCACCCTTTGGGAACGGTGCGATTTGCTGCGTCCCTGGAATGACCCGGAAATGGATATTGAGCGCAAGCTCAACCATGATCCCGACCTGTTTCTGGTGGCGGAAGTGGGCGGCGAGGTGGTCGGCTCGGTGATGGGGGGCTATGACGGTCACCGAGGTTCGGCCTACTATCTGGGGGTGCATCCGGATTACCGCGGGCGCGGCATCGCTAATGCGCTGATCAGCCGTCTGGAAAAAAAACTGATCGCGCGCGGTTGCCCGAAGATCCACCTGATGGTGCGTCAGAGCAACACGGCTGTTATCAGCATGTATGAAAAGATGAACTACGACATGGTCGATAGCATCACGCTGGGCAAGCGCCTGATTGAAGATCAGGAGTATTGA